A region from the Cryptosporangium arvum DSM 44712 genome encodes:
- a CDS encoding precorrin-8X methylmutase has protein sequence MSGQYIRDGAEIYRHSFAIIRSEADLSGLPEDVARVAVRMIHSCGMVDLVDDLAFSPGAVSGAIGALRSGAPILCDAQMVASGVTRRRLPASNEVICTLNDARVPSLASSLGTTRSAAALELWREHLEGSVVAIGNAPTALFHLLEMIAAGAPRPAAVLGIPVGFVGAAESKEALAANDLGLEYLIVRGRRGGSAMTAGALNALASEEE, from the coding sequence TTGAGTGGGCAGTACATCCGCGACGGTGCGGAGATCTACCGGCATTCGTTCGCGATCATCCGGTCGGAGGCCGACCTGAGCGGCCTCCCGGAGGACGTCGCCCGGGTGGCGGTCCGCATGATCCACTCCTGCGGCATGGTCGACCTGGTCGACGATCTGGCGTTCTCCCCCGGCGCGGTGTCGGGAGCGATCGGGGCACTGCGGTCCGGCGCACCGATCCTCTGCGACGCGCAGATGGTGGCCTCGGGGGTGACCCGCCGCCGCCTCCCGGCGTCGAACGAGGTGATCTGCACGCTCAACGACGCCCGCGTGCCGTCGCTGGCTTCGTCGCTCGGCACCACCCGCAGTGCGGCCGCCCTCGAACTCTGGCGTGAGCACCTGGAAGGTTCCGTCGTCGCGATCGGCAACGCCCCCACGGCCCTGTTCCACCTGCTCGAGATGATCGCGGCCGGGGCGCCGCGCCCCGCGGCCGTGCTCGGCATCCCGGTGGGCTTCGTCGGCGCCGCGGAGTCAAAGGAGGCGCTGGCGGCCAACGACCTCGGGCTCGAGTACCTGATCGTGCGCGGACGCCGGGGCGGCAGCGCGATGACGGCCGGGGCGCTCAACGCGCTGGCCAGCGAGGAAGAGTGA
- a CDS encoding helix-turn-helix transcriptional regulator — protein MNPRTEIAAFLRTRRARLRPADVGLPDGIRRRTPGLRRQEVAQLAGMSIDYYIRLEQGRGPNPSRQVLSALARALLLTRDERDYLFRVAGETPPVVAGPARDLTPAIRVLLDSLTDVPAYVVDASYTVLAWNELATHFLSDLSLVPEDDRNMIRWMFRRSDGDPHRDDESTRAFNRSTVADLRAAYARYPGDPGIERLVTELLGTSKRFAELWAAHDVEERRRIVKSVVSPQLGRLEFECQVLHVPETGQRIIVYCPEPGSPTAGIFARLSRVSRP, from the coding sequence ATGAACCCGCGCACCGAGATCGCCGCGTTCCTCCGCACGCGCCGGGCCCGGTTGCGGCCCGCCGACGTCGGGTTACCGGACGGGATCCGCCGCCGCACGCCCGGCCTGCGGCGCCAGGAGGTCGCGCAGCTCGCGGGCATGTCGATCGACTACTACATCCGGCTCGAGCAGGGACGCGGCCCCAACCCGTCGCGCCAGGTGCTGTCCGCGCTGGCCCGCGCCCTGCTGCTCACCCGGGACGAGCGCGATTACCTGTTCCGGGTGGCCGGCGAGACCCCGCCGGTGGTCGCCGGCCCGGCCCGCGACCTGACCCCCGCGATCCGGGTGCTGCTGGACTCGCTCACCGACGTCCCCGCCTACGTCGTGGACGCGAGTTACACGGTGCTCGCCTGGAACGAACTCGCGACGCACTTCCTGAGCGACCTCTCGCTCGTGCCCGAGGACGACCGGAACATGATCCGCTGGATGTTCCGCCGCTCCGACGGCGACCCGCACCGGGACGACGAATCCACCCGGGCGTTCAACCGCTCGACCGTCGCCGACCTGCGGGCCGCGTACGCCCGCTACCCGGGCGACCCGGGAATCGAACGGCTGGTGACCGAGCTGCTCGGCACCTCGAAACGGTTCGCCGAGCTGTGGGCCGCCCACGACGTCGAGGAGCGGCGCCGGATCGTGAAGTCGGTGGTGTCGCCGCAGCTCGGGAGACTGGAGTTCGAGTGCCAGGTGCTGCACGTCCCGGAGACCGGCCAGCGGATCATCGTCTACTGCCCCGAGCCCGGCTCCCCCACCGCCGGGATCTTCGCGCGGCTCAGCCGCGTGTCTCGACCGTGA
- the mtnB gene encoding methylthioribulose 1-phosphate dehydratase: MTGPDYRTDFRGVLEGAGTALAAESARFAGIGWMRGTSGNLSIVLNRDPLRLAVTVSGLDKGELTSADVVVVDELGRAVAEQPRPDLIPSAEAELHARVAQLSGAGAVVHVHALQAVLAGHWWPGGIELRDLEMLKGIGRLAHDETVTIPVVPNSQDMKVLGDDVAKVFDPAVPAVVVARHGMYAWGRDLLQARHHTEIVEFLLQFTVETRG; the protein is encoded by the coding sequence ATGACCGGGCCGGATTACCGCACCGACTTCCGGGGCGTGCTCGAGGGCGCGGGGACGGCGCTGGCGGCGGAGTCGGCCCGGTTCGCCGGCATCGGCTGGATGCGTGGGACGTCGGGCAACCTCTCGATCGTCCTCAACCGCGACCCGCTGCGCCTGGCCGTGACCGTCAGCGGCCTCGACAAAGGCGAACTGACGAGCGCCGACGTCGTCGTGGTCGACGAGCTGGGCCGCGCGGTGGCCGAACAGCCCCGCCCCGACCTGATCCCGTCCGCCGAGGCCGAACTGCACGCCCGGGTGGCGCAGCTCTCGGGCGCCGGCGCGGTGGTGCACGTCCACGCGCTGCAGGCCGTGCTCGCCGGGCACTGGTGGCCCGGCGGCATCGAGCTGCGTGACCTGGAGATGCTCAAGGGCATCGGCCGGCTCGCCCACGACGAGACCGTCACGATCCCGGTCGTGCCGAACTCCCAGGACATGAAGGTGCTCGGCGACGACGTCGCGAAGGTGTTCGACCCCGCGGTTCCGGCCGTTGTCGTCGCCCGCCACGGCATGTACGCGTGGGGTCGCGACCTGCTCCAGGCCCGTCACCACACCGAGATCGTCGAGTTCCTGCTGCAGTTCACGGTCGAGACACGCGGCTGA
- a CDS encoding methylthioribose-1-phosphate isomerase, translated as MRPVLDDSVRLTDEGVLILDRRVFPAREEWVLTRTAGEVAVAIRAMVTQSSGPFYAGLAGLRLSARLHRGDGLDTALQALADDGELLTAARPTNNHVRDAVREVLDAVGAAGSADELAELVEAETARLEAAYRGGSAELGRLTTELIPDGARVMTHCWMDAYLIGLVQQAELAGRKYEWVVTETRPYLQGARLTAHTLAEMGQPLTLITDSTAASVLAGQGALGSVDALVTAADRVTMDGHVINKVGTLSHAVAASAFEVPFYALVLAPDRTAATASDVVIEERDGAEVLSTLGSRTASALVERGYYPAFDVTPPEFVRRIVTDRGVFEPARVGEYHERQNR; from the coding sequence GTGAGGCCCGTCCTCGACGACAGCGTCCGCCTGACCGACGAGGGCGTACTGATCCTCGACCGTCGCGTCTTCCCCGCGCGCGAGGAGTGGGTGCTGACCCGCACCGCGGGCGAGGTCGCGGTCGCGATCCGCGCGATGGTGACGCAGAGTTCGGGCCCGTTCTACGCCGGGCTGGCCGGGCTGCGCCTGAGCGCCCGCCTCCACCGGGGCGACGGTCTCGACACCGCTCTCCAGGCGCTGGCCGACGACGGCGAGCTGCTCACCGCCGCGCGGCCCACGAACAACCACGTCCGCGACGCCGTCCGCGAGGTGCTCGACGCCGTGGGCGCCGCCGGATCGGCCGACGAACTGGCCGAACTGGTCGAGGCCGAGACCGCCCGGTTGGAGGCCGCCTACCGGGGCGGCAGCGCCGAGCTGGGCCGGCTCACCACCGAGCTGATCCCCGACGGCGCCCGGGTGATGACCCATTGCTGGATGGACGCGTACCTGATCGGGCTGGTGCAGCAGGCCGAGCTGGCCGGGCGCAAGTACGAGTGGGTCGTCACCGAGACGCGCCCCTACCTGCAGGGCGCCCGGCTCACCGCGCACACGCTGGCCGAGATGGGGCAGCCGCTGACGCTCATCACCGACTCGACGGCGGCGTCGGTGCTCGCCGGTCAGGGCGCGCTCGGGTCGGTCGACGCGCTCGTCACCGCGGCCGACCGGGTGACGATGGACGGCCACGTCATCAACAAGGTCGGCACGCTGTCGCACGCGGTGGCGGCGTCGGCGTTCGAGGTGCCGTTCTACGCGCTGGTGCTGGCCCCCGACCGCACCGCCGCGACCGCGTCCGACGTCGTGATCGAGGAGCGCGACGGCGCGGAGGTGCTGTCGACGCTCGGCTCGCGCACCGCGTCCGCCCTGGTCGAACGCGGCTACTACCCGGCATTCGACGTCACGCCGCCGGAGTTCGTGCGGCGGATCGTCACCGACCGAGGCGTTTTCGAGCCGGCCAGGGTCGGCGAGTACCACGAAAGGCAGAACCGATGA
- a CDS encoding SDR family NAD(P)-dependent oxidoreductase, whose product MTQIALVTGSNKGIGHETARLLGERGYTVLAAARDSSRGTAAADALGATFVQLDVTDDESIRGAAARVAAEHDHLDVLINNAGLIGDHEEARGRPSGTSREALRQVFETNVFGAVAVTNAFLPLLRKAPSPRIVNVSSEVGSITTISDPENPLYQLVGIPYPASKTALNMVTAMYAKELTEVDVFAANPGYCATDLNGHSGFRTPAQGAAVIVALATGEASAPSGRLWGDLSLLGTPGDGVIPW is encoded by the coding sequence ATGACACAGATCGCCCTGGTCACGGGCTCCAACAAAGGCATCGGTCACGAGACGGCCCGGCTGCTCGGCGAGCGCGGCTACACGGTGCTGGCCGCCGCCCGCGATTCGTCGCGCGGCACGGCGGCGGCCGACGCGCTCGGCGCCACGTTCGTCCAGCTCGACGTCACCGACGACGAGTCGATCCGGGGAGCGGCCGCCCGGGTCGCGGCCGAACACGACCACCTCGATGTGCTGATCAACAACGCCGGTCTGATCGGCGACCACGAGGAGGCGCGCGGCCGGCCCAGCGGCACCAGCCGGGAAGCGCTCCGGCAGGTCTTCGAGACCAACGTGTTCGGCGCGGTCGCGGTGACGAACGCGTTCCTGCCCCTGCTGCGCAAGGCTCCCTCGCCCCGGATCGTGAACGTCTCCAGCGAGGTCGGCTCGATCACCACGATCAGCGACCCGGAAAACCCGCTCTACCAGCTGGTCGGAATTCCGTACCCGGCGTCGAAGACCGCACTGAACATGGTGACGGCGATGTACGCGAAGGAGCTGACGGAGGTGGATGTGTTCGCGGCCAACCCCGGCTACTGCGCCACCGACCTCAACGGCCACAGCGGTTTCCGCACCCCGGCCCAGGGCGCGGCGGTGATCGTGGCCTTGGCCACCGGCGAGGCTTCGGCTCCCTCCGGCCGGCTCTGGGGCGATCTCTCCCTCCTCGGCACCCCCGGCGACGGCGTCATCCCGTGGTGA
- the mtnC gene encoding acireductone synthase produces MTHTARVVVLDIEGTTSAAGFVQGDLYDYARPRLRSWIADHADDPAIVSAVADTRAEGGLADDADLDAVVAVLHGWMDTDVKATPLKTIQGQLWAAGFAAGELRSHFFADVVPRLREWHERGLRLVSFSSGSIASQVPWYRHADAGDLTPLIEDYFDTVKAGSKREVSSYEKIASALGVAGDDTLFLTDLPAELDAAAAAGWQVIGVRREGEPNYAADFGDHPVVSSFDEVDVRARA; encoded by the coding sequence ATGACTCACACCGCACGCGTGGTCGTCCTCGACATCGAGGGCACGACCAGCGCGGCCGGGTTCGTGCAGGGCGACCTGTACGACTACGCCCGGCCGCGCCTCCGCTCGTGGATCGCCGACCACGCCGACGACCCGGCGATCGTCTCCGCCGTGGCCGACACCAGGGCCGAGGGCGGGCTGGCCGACGACGCCGACCTGGACGCGGTCGTCGCGGTGTTGCACGGCTGGATGGACACCGACGTCAAAGCGACGCCGCTCAAGACGATCCAGGGGCAGCTCTGGGCGGCCGGGTTCGCCGCCGGTGAGCTGCGCTCGCACTTCTTCGCCGACGTCGTCCCGCGCCTGCGTGAATGGCACGAGCGCGGTCTGCGGCTGGTGTCGTTCTCCTCGGGGTCGATCGCCAGCCAGGTGCCCTGGTACCGGCACGCCGACGCCGGCGACCTCACGCCGCTGATCGAGGACTACTTCGACACGGTCAAGGCCGGCAGCAAGCGCGAGGTGAGCTCGTACGAGAAGATCGCGTCCGCACTCGGCGTCGCCGGTGACGACACGTTGTTCCTGACCGATCTGCCCGCCGAGCTGGACGCGGCCGCCGCCGCCGGGTGGCAGGTGATCGGCGTCCGCCGTGAGGGCGAGCCGAACTACGCCGCCGACTTCGGCGACCACCCGGTCGTCTCCTCGTTCGACGAGGTCGACGTGCGGGCCCGGGCATGA
- a CDS encoding precorrin-2 C(20)-methyltransferase yields MSGRLYGVGLGPGDPELVTVKAARLISAAEVVVYHSARHGRSIARSVAAPYLREGQIEEQLIYPVTTEATSHPGGYQGALDEFYESCAARLAAHLDAGRDVVVLAEGDPFFYGSYMHLHKRLAPRYEATVVPGVTSVSGASATLGRPLVERDEVLTVLPGTLPSATLAARLAGDDPAVIMKLGRTFGAVREALETAGRLDEAWYVERATTPSERTAPLADVDPETVPYFSIAVLPSRLSPGLSDLAPAPAAPSTASTGEVVVVGLGPAGREWQTPESQAALAAADDLVGYGPYLDRVPANPRQRRHPSDNRVEAERAAFALDLAARGARVAVVSSGDPGVFAMAAAVLEVAEEPRWKHVPVRVVPGLTAAQAVASRVGAPLGHDFCILSLSDRLKPWDVISSRLAAAAAADFVIAIYNPASKSRREQIVAAKALLLEHRDADTPVVVGRDVGGPEESVRIVRLGELDPADIDMRTLLIVGSSQTRTDGHTVYTPRRYPA; encoded by the coding sequence ATGAGCGGACGGTTGTACGGCGTCGGTCTGGGACCGGGGGACCCGGAGCTGGTCACCGTGAAGGCGGCCCGCCTCATCTCCGCGGCCGAAGTGGTCGTCTACCACTCCGCGCGGCACGGGCGGAGCATCGCGCGTTCGGTGGCGGCCCCGTACCTGCGCGAAGGCCAGATCGAAGAGCAGCTGATCTATCCGGTCACCACCGAGGCCACCTCGCACCCCGGCGGGTACCAGGGCGCACTCGACGAGTTCTACGAATCGTGTGCGGCGCGGCTGGCCGCCCACCTCGACGCCGGCCGGGACGTCGTGGTGCTGGCCGAAGGCGACCCCTTCTTCTACGGCTCGTACATGCACCTGCACAAGCGGCTGGCACCCCGCTACGAGGCCACGGTGGTGCCCGGCGTGACGTCGGTGAGCGGGGCCTCCGCGACGCTCGGGCGGCCCCTGGTGGAGCGGGACGAAGTGCTCACCGTGCTGCCGGGAACGCTGCCGTCGGCGACGCTTGCCGCCCGGCTGGCCGGGGACGACCCCGCCGTGATCATGAAGCTCGGCCGCACGTTCGGCGCGGTGCGTGAGGCGCTCGAGACGGCCGGCCGGCTCGACGAGGCCTGGTACGTGGAGCGGGCGACGACGCCGTCCGAGCGCACGGCGCCGCTGGCCGACGTCGATCCGGAGACCGTGCCGTACTTCTCGATCGCGGTGCTTCCGAGCCGCCTCTCCCCCGGCCTGTCCGATCTCGCCCCGGCGCCGGCCGCTCCGAGCACGGCGTCGACGGGCGAAGTCGTCGTGGTGGGGCTGGGCCCGGCCGGGCGGGAGTGGCAGACGCCGGAGTCGCAGGCGGCGCTCGCGGCCGCCGACGACCTGGTCGGCTACGGCCCGTACCTCGACCGGGTCCCGGCCAACCCGCGCCAGCGCCGCCACCCGTCGGACAACCGGGTCGAGGCCGAGCGGGCCGCGTTCGCGCTGGACCTGGCCGCGCGGGGCGCCCGGGTGGCCGTGGTGTCCTCCGGCGACCCCGGTGTCTTCGCGATGGCCGCGGCCGTGCTCGAGGTCGCGGAGGAGCCGCGCTGGAAACACGTGCCGGTCCGGGTCGTGCCGGGCCTGACCGCGGCCCAGGCGGTGGCGAGCCGCGTCGGTGCGCCGCTCGGCCACGACTTCTGCATCCTGTCGCTCTCCGACCGCCTCAAGCCCTGGGACGTCATCTCGTCCCGGCTGGCCGCCGCCGCGGCCGCGGACTTCGTGATCGCGATCTACAACCCCGCGTCGAAGAGCCGGCGCGAGCAGATCGTCGCCGCGAAGGCGCTGCTGCTCGAACACCGCGACGCCGACACCCCGGTCGTCGTCGGCCGGGACGTCGGCGGCCCGGAGGAGAGCGTCCGGATCGTCCGGCTCGGCGAACTGGACCCCGCCGACATCGACATGCGCACGCTGCTCATCGTCGGTTCGTCCCAGACCCGCACCGACGGGCACACCGTCTACACCCCGCGGCGCTATCCGGCCTGA
- the cobN gene encoding cobaltochelatase subunit CobN, translated as MILLLSTSDTDLLSARASGASYRLANPARTGVDDLPGLTDGVDLVVVRILGGRRAWEEGLDALLAGPLPVIVLGGEIAPDADLMQLSTVPMGAAAEAHAYLAQGGAANLQQLHNFLSDTVLLTGLGFEPPAEMPTWGVLERESRGDGPTIAVLYYRAHHIAGNTAFVEALSGAIEDAGGRALPIFCASLRTAPAELLTTLRTADALVVTVLAAGGTKPATVSAGGDDDAWDVGALAALDVPILQGLCLTSSRATWDANDDGLSPLDNATQVAIPEFDGRIITVPFSFKEIDADGLTVYVADPERAARVAGIAVKHGILRHIAPEKKRIALMLSAYPTKHARVGNAVGLDTPKSAVKLLQALADAGYEVGDLPGVEAQDGDALIHALIKAGGHDTAWLTEEQLAANPVRIPAETYKKYFDSLDEKLREAMERHWGPPPGELYVHEGDIVLAALRGENVVVMIQPPRGFGENPVAIYHDPDLPPSHHYLAAYRWLAAEFHADAVVHLGKHGNLEWLPGKTVGMSAADGSDAALGDLPLIYPFLVNDPGEGTQAKRRTHATLVDHLVPPMARADSYGDIARLEQLLDEHANIAALDPAKLPAIRAQIWTLIQAARLDHDLGLDDRPHDTEFDDFLLHVDGWLCEVKDVQIRDGLHVLGDAPAGEARVNLVLAMLRARQMWAGQVAALPGLREALGLSEAGDEARSDVDTIDAIARDLVAAMEERDWDPTVGAEVTAQVLDATSGAADADRALVARVLEFAATEVVPRLNKTTDEMAHVLHALNGGYVPAGPSGSPLRGLINTLPTGRNFYSVDPKAVPSRLAWETGSAMADSLLTRYREDTGDWPRSVGLSIWGTSAMRTAGDDIAEVLALLGVRPVWDEQSRRVSGLELIASDELNRPRIDVTMRISGFFRDAFPHVIAMLDDAVQLVAALEEPDNYVREHVLADLAGQKSERQATMRLFGSKPGAYGAGLLQAIDSRTWRDDKDLAEVYAVWGGYAYGRDLDGVPARPDMENAYRRINIAAKNVDTAEHDIADSDDYFQYHGGMIATVRALTGQSPKAYIGDSTRPDAVRTRSLHEETARVFRARVVNPRWIEAMRRHGYKGAFELAATVDYLFGYDATAGVVADWMYEKLAATYALDAENQKFFGESNPWALHAITERLIEAADRGLWEHPDAETLAALQDLYLATEGDLEDD; from the coding sequence GTGATCTTGCTGCTCTCGACGTCGGACACCGACCTGCTCTCGGCCCGGGCGAGCGGAGCCTCGTACCGGCTCGCGAACCCGGCCCGGACCGGCGTCGACGACCTGCCCGGCCTCACCGACGGTGTGGACCTGGTCGTCGTCCGGATCCTCGGCGGGCGCAGGGCCTGGGAGGAAGGGCTCGACGCGCTGCTGGCCGGGCCGTTGCCGGTGATCGTGCTGGGCGGGGAGATCGCGCCGGACGCGGACCTCATGCAGCTCTCGACGGTGCCGATGGGAGCCGCGGCGGAGGCGCACGCGTACCTCGCGCAAGGCGGGGCGGCGAATCTCCAGCAGCTTCACAACTTCCTCAGCGACACCGTCCTGCTCACCGGCCTCGGCTTCGAACCCCCTGCGGAAATGCCCACCTGGGGCGTTCTGGAACGCGAATCCCGGGGCGACGGGCCGACCATCGCGGTGCTCTACTACCGGGCCCACCACATCGCCGGGAACACCGCGTTCGTCGAAGCGCTGTCCGGCGCGATCGAGGACGCCGGTGGCCGGGCCCTGCCGATCTTCTGCGCCTCGCTGCGCACCGCGCCCGCCGAGCTGCTGACGACGCTGCGCACCGCGGACGCCCTCGTCGTCACCGTGCTCGCGGCCGGCGGCACCAAACCCGCCACGGTCAGCGCGGGCGGCGACGACGACGCCTGGGACGTGGGCGCGCTCGCCGCGCTCGACGTCCCGATCCTGCAGGGACTCTGCCTCACCAGCAGCCGCGCCACCTGGGACGCCAACGACGACGGGCTCTCTCCGCTCGACAACGCCACCCAGGTCGCGATCCCGGAGTTCGACGGCCGGATCATCACGGTGCCGTTCTCGTTCAAGGAGATCGACGCCGACGGCCTCACCGTCTACGTCGCCGACCCCGAGCGCGCCGCCCGGGTGGCCGGCATCGCGGTCAAGCACGGCATCCTGCGCCACATCGCGCCGGAGAAGAAGCGCATCGCGCTCATGCTCAGCGCCTATCCCACCAAGCACGCCCGGGTCGGCAACGCGGTCGGCCTGGACACCCCGAAGTCCGCGGTGAAGCTCCTGCAGGCGTTGGCGGACGCCGGCTACGAGGTCGGGGACCTCCCCGGCGTCGAGGCCCAGGACGGCGACGCCCTCATCCACGCGCTGATCAAAGCCGGCGGCCACGACACCGCCTGGCTCACCGAGGAGCAGCTCGCCGCGAACCCGGTACGGATCCCCGCGGAGACCTACAAAAAGTACTTCGACTCGCTCGACGAGAAACTCCGCGAGGCGATGGAGCGCCACTGGGGCCCGCCCCCCGGGGAGCTCTACGTCCACGAGGGAGACATCGTGCTGGCCGCGCTGCGCGGCGAGAACGTCGTCGTGATGATCCAGCCGCCGCGCGGATTCGGCGAGAACCCGGTCGCGATCTACCACGACCCCGACCTCCCGCCGAGCCACCACTACCTGGCCGCCTACCGCTGGCTGGCCGCCGAGTTCCACGCCGACGCCGTCGTCCACCTGGGCAAGCACGGCAACTTGGAGTGGCTGCCCGGCAAGACCGTCGGGATGTCGGCCGCCGACGGCTCCGACGCCGCGCTCGGTGACCTGCCGCTGATCTACCCGTTCCTGGTCAACGACCCGGGCGAGGGCACGCAGGCCAAGCGGCGCACGCACGCAACGCTCGTGGATCACCTGGTGCCCCCGATGGCGCGGGCCGACAGTTACGGCGACATCGCCCGGCTCGAGCAGCTGCTCGACGAACACGCGAACATCGCCGCCCTGGACCCGGCCAAGCTGCCCGCGATCCGCGCGCAGATCTGGACGCTGATCCAGGCCGCGCGCCTCGATCACGACCTGGGCCTTGACGACCGCCCGCACGACACCGAGTTCGACGACTTCCTGCTCCACGTCGACGGGTGGCTGTGCGAGGTCAAGGACGTGCAGATCCGCGACGGCCTGCACGTCCTTGGCGACGCGCCGGCCGGTGAGGCGCGGGTGAACCTCGTCCTCGCGATGCTCCGGGCCCGCCAGATGTGGGCCGGTCAGGTCGCCGCGCTTCCGGGCCTGCGCGAGGCGCTCGGCCTCTCCGAAGCCGGCGACGAGGCCCGGTCCGATGTCGACACGATCGACGCGATCGCCCGTGACCTGGTCGCCGCCATGGAGGAACGCGACTGGGACCCCACCGTCGGGGCCGAGGTCACCGCCCAGGTCCTGGACGCCACGAGCGGCGCGGCCGACGCCGACCGGGCCCTGGTGGCACGCGTGCTCGAGTTCGCGGCCACCGAGGTCGTGCCGCGGCTGAACAAGACCACCGACGAGATGGCGCACGTGCTGCACGCCCTGAACGGCGGGTACGTGCCGGCCGGCCCGTCGGGGTCGCCGCTGCGCGGTCTGATCAACACGCTCCCGACCGGCCGGAACTTCTACTCGGTCGACCCCAAGGCCGTACCGAGCCGGCTGGCCTGGGAGACCGGATCGGCGATGGCCGACTCGCTGCTCACCCGCTACCGCGAGGACACCGGCGACTGGCCCCGCTCGGTCGGCCTGTCGATCTGGGGCACGTCGGCGATGCGCACGGCCGGCGACGACATCGCCGAGGTGCTGGCGCTGCTCGGTGTCCGCCCGGTCTGGGACGAGCAGTCCCGCCGGGTCAGCGGGCTCGAGCTCATCGCCTCCGACGAGCTCAACCGGCCCCGGATCGACGTCACGATGCGCATCAGCGGGTTCTTCCGGGATGCGTTCCCGCACGTCATCGCGATGCTCGACGACGCCGTGCAGCTGGTCGCCGCGCTCGAGGAACCCGACAACTACGTCCGCGAGCACGTCCTGGCCGACCTGGCCGGCCAGAAGAGCGAACGCCAGGCCACGATGCGGCTGTTCGGGTCCAAGCCGGGCGCGTACGGGGCCGGTCTGCTCCAGGCGATCGATTCACGGACCTGGCGCGACGACAAGGACCTGGCCGAGGTCTACGCGGTGTGGGGCGGTTACGCGTACGGGCGTGACCTCGACGGCGTGCCGGCCCGCCCCGACATGGAGAACGCGTACCGCCGGATCAACATCGCGGCGAAGAACGTCGACACCGCCGAGCACGACATCGCCGACTCCGACGACTACTTCCAGTACCACGGCGGGATGATCGCGACCGTCCGGGCGCTGACCGGCCAGTCCCCGAAGGCCTACATCGGCGACAGCACGCGCCCGGACGCGGTGCGCACCCGCAGCCTGCACGAGGAGACCGCCCGGGTCTTCCGCGCCCGGGTGGTCAACCCGCGCTGGATCGAGGCGATGCGCCGCCACGGGTACAAGGGCGCGTTCGAGCTCGCCGCCACCGTCGACTACCTCTTCGGGTACGACGCCACCGCGGGCGTCGTCGCCGACTGGATGTACGAGAAGCTGGCCGCGACCTACGCGCTCGACGCGGAGAACCAGAAGTTCTTCGGTGAGTCGAACCCGTGGGCGTTGCACGCGATCACCGAGCGCCTGATCGAGGCGGCCGACCGCGGCCTCTGGGAGCACCCGGACGCCGAGACGCTGGCGGCGCTCCAGGACCTCTACCTCGCGACGGAGGGCGACCTCGAGGACGACTAG
- the mtnK gene encoding S-methyl-5-thioribose kinase, with protein MVLEPAEIWAYLIGRGSVPATATGTVREVGDGNMNRVFVAVPDDPAIPSVAVKQAPPWIQKLGPSAPMSPERALIEARALRTFAEYAPRQTPAVRDVDETRFAFTMEDLSDLTVLRTALNDGAEIGRTSAEVGELVGRVTFATSVAGADPRVRAALIQESVNPLLAEVTLQYLLGDPFVEAEHNHHHPALEDGVKRLRADPAVRTELAAIRAAFGAKAQALVHGDLHSGSVMVGVRDGEPVVRVIDPEFAMVGPIGLDLGLYVANLVIASVRSRNAAHLASIAECWDAFCAAWREGWPTRVDRLLDDGWLLRELRDVWHDTLGFAAVELVRRVAGYSHASDLETLPDPGPASALVLDLGHKLLVDREICGRRPDPRALAHLVSTSWEARQ; from the coding sequence GTGGTCCTGGAACCCGCCGAGATCTGGGCCTATCTGATCGGGCGCGGATCGGTCCCGGCGACCGCCACCGGCACCGTGCGTGAGGTCGGCGACGGCAACATGAACCGCGTCTTCGTGGCGGTTCCCGACGACCCCGCGATCCCGAGCGTGGCCGTGAAGCAGGCCCCGCCGTGGATCCAGAAGCTCGGCCCGTCCGCGCCGATGAGCCCCGAGCGGGCGCTCATCGAAGCGAGGGCGCTACGCACGTTCGCCGAGTACGCGCCCAGGCAGACCCCCGCCGTCCGGGACGTCGACGAGACCCGGTTCGCGTTCACGATGGAGGACCTCTCCGACCTCACCGTGCTGCGTACCGCGCTCAACGACGGTGCCGAGATCGGCCGGACGTCAGCGGAGGTGGGCGAGCTCGTCGGGCGGGTCACGTTCGCGACCAGCGTCGCCGGCGCCGACCCCCGGGTGCGTGCCGCGCTGATCCAGGAGTCGGTGAACCCGCTGCTCGCCGAGGTCACGCTGCAGTACCTGCTGGGTGACCCGTTCGTCGAGGCCGAGCACAACCACCACCACCCGGCGCTCGAGGACGGGGTGAAGCGGCTGCGTGCCGACCCCGCCGTCCGCACCGAACTCGCCGCGATCCGCGCCGCGTTCGGCGCCAAGGCCCAGGCGCTCGTCCACGGCGACCTGCACAGCGGCAGCGTCATGGTCGGCGTCCGCGACGGTGAACCGGTCGTGCGCGTTATCGACCCCGAGTTCGCGATGGTCGGTCCGATCGGCCTCGACCTCGGTCTCTACGTCGCCAACCTCGTCATCGCGTCCGTACGCAGCCGGAACGCCGCCCACCTGGCGAGCATCGCCGAGTGCTGGGACGCGTTCTGCGCCGCCTGGCGCGAGGGCTGGCCCACCCGCGTCGACAGGCTGCTCGACGACGGCTGGCTCCTGCGTGAGCTCCGCGACGTCTGGCACGACACGCTCGGGTTCGCCGCCGTCGAGCTGGTGCGCCGGGTCGCCGGCTACTCGCACGCGTCCGACCTCGAGACGCTGCCCGACCCCGGCCCGGCCTCCGCGCTCGTGCTCGACCTCGGCCACAAGCTGCTCGTCGACCGCGAGATCTGCGGCCGCCGCCCGGATCCCCGCGCGCTCGCGCACCTCGTCAGCACCTCCTGGGAGGCCCGGCAGTGA